One Citricoccus sp. K5 DNA window includes the following coding sequences:
- a CDS encoding FAD-dependent oxidoreductase codes for MKVVVLGATGTIGTLITARLREFGHEVMAASRSSGVDAVTGEGLEAALAGADAVVDALNRETLSAATAIEYFTTTAGNVCAAARRAGVGRLVCVSIAGAADPAVNKAYGYYRGKAAQEHAYRSSGLPVTIIHSTQWFELVPTILQRTTLGPVAVLPTMRMAPVAAASVARLVADEVARKPDGRTGYEVREVAIRGPEVSTAAEVARRMLTARGSLGGKSPKRILEAPLFGRAIASGGLIPEDGLVDEVTLEQWLAGTRPHAVREAYDYVIVGAGMAAAKAIVGIRAEDQAGSIGVFGEDPSAPVYRPDLSKTLWLKEDASLEESLMLSEAPGAAKAPDGNTELHLGTTVASLIPDDRSLTLGGGQRVRYGKLLLATGAAPRLTGLEPGARILYYRTVDDYRRLRELARAGAHVVVVGGGYIGTELAAVLTQNGVRVTFVVTSVPLLAHLFPESLAHTVTREFSDRGVELVVGRLAGGTTRRKGVTVRLEDGTEIAADAAVVGVGVSPRTELARAAGLAVDDGILVDDHLRTGAHSIYAAGDVARYPDRLLGVRRVEHAAAAETMGTVAGRNMAGAHRPYRTTPFFWSDLFDFGYEAVGEVDTRHRTVEDWAVGEGGQPDHSTGVVYYVDQIGAVRGVLLWNVWDSVKPARKLIERTGLEPVRDLDSLRGEIPFG; via the coding sequence ATGAAGGTCGTCGTGCTCGGGGCCACCGGAACCATCGGAACACTCATCACCGCGCGCCTGCGCGAGTTCGGCCATGAGGTCATGGCCGCCAGCCGCAGTTCCGGGGTGGACGCGGTGACGGGCGAGGGACTCGAGGCGGCACTCGCCGGCGCGGACGCCGTGGTGGATGCGCTGAACCGGGAGACCCTGAGCGCCGCCACGGCCATCGAATACTTCACGACGACGGCCGGGAACGTCTGCGCGGCGGCCCGCCGGGCCGGCGTCGGGCGGCTGGTCTGCGTCTCGATCGCGGGGGCGGCCGATCCGGCCGTGAACAAGGCGTACGGGTACTACCGGGGCAAGGCAGCGCAGGAGCACGCCTACCGTTCCTCGGGGCTGCCCGTGACCATCATCCATTCGACGCAGTGGTTCGAGCTGGTCCCCACCATCCTCCAGCGGACCACTCTGGGCCCGGTCGCCGTCCTCCCGACGATGCGCATGGCGCCCGTCGCCGCAGCCTCCGTGGCCCGGCTGGTGGCGGACGAGGTAGCCCGGAAGCCAGACGGACGGACAGGGTACGAGGTGCGGGAGGTGGCCATCCGCGGACCGGAGGTCTCCACGGCGGCCGAGGTGGCCCGGAGGATGCTGACAGCGCGGGGTTCCCTCGGCGGCAAGAGTCCGAAGAGGATCCTGGAGGCGCCCCTGTTCGGCCGGGCCATCGCCTCGGGCGGTCTCATCCCGGAGGACGGGCTGGTGGATGAGGTCACGCTGGAGCAGTGGCTGGCCGGCACCCGGCCGCACGCCGTCCGGGAGGCCTACGACTACGTGATCGTCGGTGCCGGGATGGCGGCCGCCAAGGCCATCGTCGGCATCCGGGCCGAGGACCAGGCCGGGAGCATCGGTGTGTTCGGCGAGGACCCCTCCGCCCCGGTCTACCGGCCGGACCTCTCCAAGACGTTGTGGCTGAAGGAGGACGCCAGCCTTGAGGAATCGCTCATGCTCTCGGAGGCGCCCGGTGCGGCGAAGGCCCCGGACGGGAACACCGAGCTACACCTCGGCACCACGGTGGCGTCCCTGATCCCGGATGACCGCTCCCTCACCCTCGGCGGCGGGCAGCGTGTCCGCTACGGCAAGCTGCTGCTGGCCACCGGGGCCGCACCCCGCCTGACCGGGCTCGAACCCGGCGCGCGGATCCTCTACTACCGGACCGTGGACGACTACCGGCGGCTGCGGGAGCTCGCCCGGGCCGGGGCGCACGTGGTCGTGGTGGGCGGCGGGTACATCGGCACCGAACTCGCGGCCGTGCTGACCCAGAACGGGGTCCGGGTGACCTTCGTGGTCACCTCCGTTCCGCTGCTGGCCCACCTGTTCCCCGAGTCATTGGCCCACACGGTCACCCGGGAGTTCAGCGACCGCGGTGTCGAACTGGTGGTCGGCCGGCTCGCCGGCGGCACCACCCGGCGCAAGGGCGTGACCGTCCGCCTCGAGGACGGGACCGAGATCGCGGCGGACGCGGCCGTCGTCGGGGTGGGGGTGTCCCCGCGCACCGAACTGGCCCGGGCCGCCGGCCTCGCGGTGGACGACGGGATCCTGGTGGACGATCACCTGCGGACCGGGGCGCACAGCATCTACGCGGCGGGAGATGTGGCGCGCTACCCGGACCGGCTGCTGGGAGTCCGCCGCGTGGAGCATGCCGCCGCGGCCGAGACCATGGGCACGGTGGCCGGACGGAACATGGCCGGAGCGCACCGGCCCTACCGCACCACCCCGTTCTTCTGGTCCGACCTGTTCGACTTCGGCTATGAGGCCGTCGGCGAGGTCGACACCCGCCACCGGACGGTCGAGGACTGGGCCGTGGGAGAGGGCGGCCAACCGGACCACTCCACCGGTGTGGTCTACTACGTCGACCAGATCGGCGCGGTGCGCGGCGTGCTGCTGTGGAACGTCTGGGACTCGGTGAAACCGGCCCGGAAGCTCATCGAGAGGACGGGGCTCGAACCGGTCAGGGACCTGGATTCGCTGCGCGGTGAAATCCCGTTCGGGTGA
- a CDS encoding ScyD/ScyE family protein, which translates to MRTPRAAAAASCLALAVTLIAAPAQAHSTTPSAPETVAQGLVGPLSVAAGHHGSAYVTQSFAGTLSKVSRRGTVTTVHQMRPPVSEELGNELVGIDVSKGSTFHIESDYGRGPTSHLVKTSERGKRTVVSGDFMAYENRNNPDRRKTYGLRGLDATCAAEVAVLEEATGLPLNRYRGIVESHAYQLDVHGNTAYVADAAANAILKVDLKSRRISTVAVLPATTITMTAELKAGFDAQLGAPDSGLALPDCVVGADYTVEPVPTDVRVGRDGNLYVSTLQGSAGEMMPISTVYRVNPWSGKARAVATGMHGTTGLDVDRNGDIVVAEMFGGEVSVIKRGSSSAKTLFTAESPADVAFGGSTLYATTGTFGNGSLVTYERKGGRG; encoded by the coding sequence ATGCGCACGCCCCGTGCGGCAGCCGCGGCCAGTTGTCTGGCCCTTGCCGTCACCCTCATCGCAGCACCCGCCCAGGCTCATTCGACCACCCCATCCGCCCCGGAGACCGTGGCGCAAGGACTTGTCGGCCCCCTGTCCGTTGCAGCCGGCCACCACGGATCGGCCTACGTCACCCAGAGCTTCGCGGGAACCCTGTCCAAGGTCAGCAGGCGGGGGACCGTCACCACCGTCCACCAGATGCGGCCTCCCGTCAGCGAAGAGCTGGGCAACGAGCTGGTCGGCATCGACGTGTCGAAGGGCTCCACCTTCCATATCGAGTCCGACTACGGCCGTGGTCCCACCAGCCATCTCGTCAAGACCTCCGAGCGCGGAAAGCGAACGGTGGTCAGTGGAGACTTCATGGCCTACGAGAACCGCAACAACCCCGATCGTCGGAAGACGTACGGGCTGCGCGGACTGGACGCCACTTGTGCCGCCGAGGTGGCGGTGCTCGAGGAGGCCACCGGTCTGCCCCTCAATCGGTACCGGGGCATCGTGGAGTCCCACGCCTACCAACTCGATGTCCACGGGAACACCGCCTATGTGGCGGACGCCGCGGCGAACGCGATCCTCAAGGTGGACCTGAAGAGTCGGCGCATCTCCACGGTGGCCGTGCTTCCCGCCACCACCATCACGATGACAGCGGAGCTGAAGGCCGGCTTCGATGCTCAGCTGGGTGCTCCGGATTCGGGCTTGGCCCTGCCGGACTGCGTCGTCGGGGCGGACTACACCGTCGAACCGGTGCCCACGGACGTGCGGGTCGGACGGGACGGGAACCTCTACGTCTCCACACTCCAGGGCAGTGCCGGTGAGATGATGCCGATCAGCACGGTGTACCGGGTCAATCCGTGGTCAGGGAAGGCCCGGGCCGTGGCCACCGGCATGCATGGCACCACCGGTCTGGACGTGGACCGGAACGGGGACATCGTGGTGGCCGAGATGTTCGGCGGGGAGGTCTCCGTCATCAAGAGGGGCAGTTCGTCGGCCAAGACCCTCTTCACAGCAGAGTCACCCGCCGATGTGGCCTTCGGCGGCTCCACGCTCTACGCCACCACGGGAACGTTCGGCAATGGTTCCCTGGTGACGTACGAACGGAAGGGGGGCCGCGGTTGA
- a CDS encoding NADP-dependent oxidoreductase has translation MRAFGYTEYGGPEVMHHLEMEDPMPGEGQVLIRLAAAGVNPADIKVRSGLRRDRIEVRFPMPMGREAAGEVLDVGPGVTGFRPGDAVFGSTAAGTGAFAEQVLLSAAGSALRPDAVSAEQAASLPVSVCTAFDALDELDLPDGATLLVLGAGGGVGTAACGLARDRGLTVLGVASESKRRIVEELGACHVVKGDGWSERVRAEAPDGVDGVIDTVGGETLREAAGLLRVGGEEGESGQGAGRRRGERGQSGPNRSRVLPLRSVADYELARELGGAPVSRRRTTAVYSQVAELVAAGHFTPVVSTAYPFSEAAEAVAAVESGCPVGNVVVAG, from the coding sequence ATGCGAGCTTTCGGATACACGGAGTACGGCGGTCCCGAGGTCATGCACCACCTCGAGATGGAGGACCCGATGCCCGGTGAGGGGCAGGTGCTGATCCGCCTGGCCGCGGCCGGCGTGAACCCGGCGGACATCAAGGTCCGGTCGGGGTTGCGCCGGGATCGGATCGAGGTCCGGTTCCCCATGCCCATGGGCCGTGAGGCGGCCGGGGAGGTGCTCGACGTCGGCCCCGGGGTCACCGGGTTCCGTCCCGGAGACGCGGTGTTCGGCTCGACGGCGGCCGGGACGGGCGCGTTCGCCGAACAGGTCCTGCTCAGTGCGGCCGGCTCGGCGCTGCGGCCCGACGCGGTCTCCGCGGAACAGGCGGCCTCCCTGCCGGTGTCTGTGTGCACCGCCTTCGACGCCTTGGACGAGCTCGATCTTCCCGATGGTGCCACGCTCCTGGTGCTCGGCGCCGGGGGCGGCGTGGGAACGGCTGCCTGCGGCTTGGCTCGGGACCGCGGATTGACCGTGCTGGGCGTGGCCTCGGAATCCAAGCGGCGGATCGTCGAGGAACTCGGCGCGTGCCATGTGGTCAAGGGAGACGGCTGGAGCGAGCGGGTGCGGGCCGAGGCCCCGGATGGGGTGGACGGCGTGATCGACACCGTGGGTGGTGAGACCCTCCGAGAAGCCGCAGGACTCCTCCGGGTCGGCGGCGAGGAAGGAGAGTCCGGGCAGGGAGCCGGACGGCGGAGGGGAGAGCGGGGACAGTCCGGGCCGAACCGTTCGCGCGTGCTGCCGCTGCGCAGTGTGGCCGACTACGAACTGGCCCGCGAGCTCGGCGGGGCGCCTGTCTCCCGTCGCCGCACCACTGCGGTCTACTCGCAGGTCGCCGAACTGGTGGCCGCGGGGCACTTCACCCCGGTGGTCTCCACCGCCTATCCGTTCTCGGAGGCGGCGGAGGCGGTGGCCGCCGTCGAGTCCGGCTGCCCCGTGGGCAATGTGGTGGTGGCCGGCTGA
- a CDS encoding OsmC family peroxiredoxin, with amino-acid sequence MPRPIVSKASTQWNGDLFTGSGTTALETSKAATFDVNWKARAEEAGATTNPEELLAAAHSTCYTMQFSNMLKENGTAPTRLETTADVTFEAGVGITGITLVVKGQVEGISTEDFVKIADQAKDQCPVSQALAGVKDITVDATLA; translated from the coding sequence ATGCCCCGTCCGATCGTCAGCAAGGCCAGCACCCAGTGGAACGGTGACCTGTTCACCGGTTCCGGGACCACCGCCCTCGAGACGTCCAAGGCCGCCACCTTTGACGTGAATTGGAAGGCCCGGGCCGAGGAGGCGGGAGCCACCACGAATCCTGAGGAACTGCTCGCCGCCGCCCACTCCACCTGTTACACCATGCAGTTCTCCAACATGCTCAAGGAGAACGGCACCGCCCCCACCCGCCTGGAGACCACCGCGGACGTCACCTTCGAGGCCGGCGTCGGTATCACCGGCATCACGCTGGTCGTCAAGGGCCAGGTCGAGGGGATCTCCACCGAGGACTTCGTGAAGATCGCGGACCAGGCCAAGGACCAGTGCCCGGTGTCCCAGGCGCTCGCCGGCGTCAAGGACATCACCGTGGACGCCACCCTGGCCTGA
- a CDS encoding MsnO8 family LLM class oxidoreductase → MTSRHASLPLSLLDRANTIEGFTEAEVLKKVIARARRSEELGYSRFWVAEHHGVPGIAGSAPTLLMSAIAGATDRIRVGSGGVMLPNHQPLIVAEQTATLQALHPGRIDLGLGRSVGFTPAVRAALRRDKEAAQQFPEDLAELLGFLGGTGPFTARPQDHAVTPVFVLATGQGLRWAAEAGLAVVVGGPSLFQRSGQAGHEGLARYRRDFRPSPWFAEPYVIVSVNLAVGDTREAARDLVLPEAWALAQSRVKGEFRALEPITDIRARLRGEADAGPVTDRDRRRVEENLASGIHGSPEEMHAAVSSLVDFTGADELLVTGGMSDPAGQRRSDELVAGLFAGEGGHPSSGHGA, encoded by the coding sequence ATGACCTCGCGCCACGCCAGCCTGCCCCTGTCCCTCCTCGACCGCGCCAACACGATCGAGGGGTTCACCGAGGCCGAGGTGCTGAAGAAGGTCATCGCCCGGGCCCGACGGTCGGAGGAGCTGGGATACTCCCGATTCTGGGTGGCCGAGCACCACGGCGTGCCCGGCATTGCCGGCTCCGCCCCGACACTGCTCATGTCCGCCATCGCCGGGGCCACGGATCGGATCCGGGTGGGCTCCGGCGGGGTCATGCTGCCGAACCACCAGCCCCTGATCGTGGCAGAGCAGACCGCCACGCTCCAAGCCCTGCACCCGGGACGCATCGATTTGGGTCTGGGCCGTTCCGTGGGCTTCACCCCGGCCGTCCGGGCGGCGCTGCGCCGGGACAAGGAGGCCGCGCAGCAGTTCCCAGAGGACCTCGCCGAACTGCTGGGGTTCCTCGGCGGCACCGGGCCGTTCACCGCACGCCCGCAGGATCATGCCGTCACCCCGGTGTTCGTCCTGGCGACCGGGCAGGGACTGCGCTGGGCCGCGGAGGCCGGGCTGGCCGTCGTCGTGGGCGGGCCCTCCCTGTTTCAGCGCAGCGGCCAAGCGGGACATGAAGGCCTTGCCCGTTATCGCCGCGACTTCCGCCCCTCGCCATGGTTCGCGGAGCCCTACGTCATCGTCTCGGTGAACCTCGCCGTGGGGGACACCCGCGAGGCGGCGCGGGACCTGGTCCTACCGGAGGCCTGGGCGCTGGCCCAGTCGAGGGTGAAGGGCGAGTTCCGCGCTCTGGAACCCATCACGGACATCCGGGCGAGGCTTCGCGGCGAGGCCGACGCCGGCCCGGTCACCGACCGCGACCGACGGCGCGTGGAGGAGAACCTCGCCTCCGGCATCCACGGCTCTCCGGAGGAGATGCACGCGGCAGTGTCGTCCTTGGTGGACTTCACCGGTGCCGATGAGCTGCTGGTGACCGGAGGCATGAGCGATCCGGCCGGCCAGCGCCGCTCGGACGAACTCGTGGCGGGGCTGTTCGCCGGAGAGGGCGGCCATCCGTCCTCAGGCCACGGCGCCTGA
- a CDS encoding dihydrofolate reductase family protein produces MAVIYETAATLNGFLATEDDSLDWLFQIPGEQPDITDFMGSAAAMVMGSTTYEWVLAVEDLVAHPEKWASSMGRKPVFVFSTRDLPVPAGADVRILDGDVGRHLSEIRAAAGGGDIWMMGGGGLAAQFLAADALDRIAITMAPVTLARGKPLFSGDVFWDRLRLRSAEKVGEWARLVYDITPAERGTNR; encoded by the coding sequence ATGGCCGTCATCTACGAAACCGCCGCCACCCTCAACGGATTCCTCGCGACCGAGGACGACTCCCTGGACTGGCTCTTCCAGATCCCCGGTGAGCAGCCGGACATCACCGACTTCATGGGCTCCGCTGCCGCCATGGTGATGGGCTCCACCACCTATGAATGGGTGCTTGCGGTCGAGGACCTCGTGGCCCATCCGGAGAAGTGGGCCTCGTCCATGGGGCGGAAGCCGGTGTTCGTGTTCTCCACCCGGGACCTGCCCGTCCCGGCGGGAGCTGACGTGCGGATCCTCGACGGCGACGTCGGACGGCACCTTTCCGAGATCCGGGCGGCAGCCGGAGGCGGGGACATCTGGATGATGGGCGGGGGAGGATTGGCCGCCCAGTTCCTGGCGGCTGACGCGTTGGACCGGATCGCCATCACCATGGCACCGGTGACATTGGCCCGGGGGAAACCGTTGTTCTCGGGTGACGTGTTCTGGGACCGGCTGCGGCTGCGGTCCGCCGAGAAGGTCGGGGAATGGGCCCGCCTCGTCTATGACATCACCCCCGCGGAGCGCGGCACGAACCGCTGA
- a CDS encoding PadR family transcriptional regulator, which yields MNEELASALATHRQELRRGTLVVSCLLACRTPRYGYALLEYLASAGMDAEANTLYPLLRRLEGQGLLKAEWNTEEPRPRKYYSLTDDGAGMADELRDEWTRLTASMATLWKESPR from the coding sequence GTGAACGAAGAACTGGCTTCCGCCCTCGCCACCCACCGGCAGGAATTGCGGCGCGGCACCCTCGTGGTCTCCTGTCTGTTGGCCTGCCGAACCCCTCGCTACGGGTACGCCCTGCTGGAGTACCTGGCGTCCGCAGGGATGGACGCGGAGGCCAACACGCTCTATCCGTTGCTGCGCCGACTGGAAGGGCAGGGTCTCCTGAAGGCGGAGTGGAACACGGAGGAGCCCCGCCCACGGAAGTACTACAGCCTCACTGATGACGGAGCCGGGATGGCGGACGAGCTCCGGGACGAATGGACACGACTGACGGCCAGCATGGCCACCCTCTGGAAGGAATCACCACGATGA
- a CDS encoding HAAS signaling domain-containing protein, which translates to MTALTRRYIDQVVAHLPEGQRGDISRELAALISDMQEERLATGAGEAAAERDALEELGDPARLAARYRSAPNYLIGPELYPVYVRSLQWLVPVVLVVSLIVNIVVYSTTEPEGHVGAMIGQIVGPLISAMFWLLGSVTLFFWVFERVAQPRDRAAVARDGVRNWSVDDLEIEVVHAREARSEAIGGLVMLVLLALVPLIPTSFFYVGHLNDGGPFVNQDLWTFWLPAYYVLLAVEAMLGIWTIVQGRTTRPRLAARAALDVVAGVFFTVLVLTQQVIDPAIDSGIIQTSRATDWVDVLYLVVIWGVVLWDLYVCVKIWRTLGVPERLVTA; encoded by the coding sequence ATGACCGCATTGACCCGTCGCTACATTGACCAGGTCGTCGCGCATCTGCCCGAAGGACAGCGCGGGGACATCTCCCGTGAGTTGGCCGCCCTGATCTCGGACATGCAGGAGGAACGGCTCGCCACCGGTGCCGGCGAGGCCGCCGCCGAGCGTGACGCCCTGGAGGAGCTCGGTGACCCGGCACGGCTGGCCGCCCGGTATCGCAGCGCCCCGAACTACCTGATCGGTCCCGAGCTGTACCCGGTCTACGTCCGCTCACTGCAGTGGCTGGTGCCGGTGGTCCTGGTGGTTTCCCTGATCGTCAACATCGTGGTGTATTCCACCACGGAGCCCGAGGGTCATGTCGGGGCGATGATCGGGCAGATCGTGGGGCCGCTGATCAGTGCGATGTTCTGGCTCCTGGGATCCGTGACCCTGTTCTTCTGGGTCTTCGAACGCGTTGCCCAGCCTCGGGACCGGGCCGCCGTTGCACGGGACGGAGTCCGGAACTGGAGTGTCGACGACCTGGAGATCGAGGTGGTCCACGCACGGGAGGCCCGCTCGGAGGCCATCGGTGGTCTGGTCATGCTGGTACTCCTGGCTCTGGTGCCGCTGATCCCGACCTCGTTCTTCTATGTGGGGCACTTGAACGATGGCGGACCGTTCGTCAACCAGGACCTGTGGACCTTCTGGCTCCCGGCCTACTACGTACTCCTCGCCGTGGAGGCGATGCTGGGCATCTGGACGATTGTCCAGGGCCGCACCACTCGGCCTCGACTGGCGGCCCGGGCTGCTCTCGATGTGGTGGCCGGCGTGTTCTTCACCGTGCTGGTCCTGACGCAGCAGGTCATCGACCCCGCGATCGACTCCGGCATCATCCAGACCTCCAGGGCCACGGACTGGGTGGACGTGCTCTATCTCGTGGTCATCTGGGGAGTCGTCCTCTGGGACCTGTATGTCTGCGTGAAGATCTGGCGGACCCTGGGAGTGCCGGAGCGCCTGGTCACGGCGTGA
- a CDS encoding C40 family peptidase, giving the protein MNYPTRRDRLAAELQARRSRRRRSLTVGALGVTTAAGALLAGVAPASANDGSQQASSYQDWSYQGESTGSASSTYSSSSSASDYSSASAGSSSEGATYQLASYSSTSGSYGAAADWAVSTANDSSVGYTYGGNGPSAYDCSGFTQSAFAQAGVDIPRTSGAQYSGANQYVGLDELQVGDLVFWSNNGSASGIYHVAVYVGDGKIAHARNYTEGVSVTDVDYSPWNMMGTAARY; this is encoded by the coding sequence ATGAACTACCCCACCCGCCGTGACCGCCTCGCCGCCGAGCTGCAGGCCCGCCGGTCCCGCCGTCGCCGCTCCCTGACCGTCGGCGCCCTCGGCGTGACCACCGCTGCCGGCGCCCTGCTGGCCGGGGTGGCACCCGCCTCCGCCAACGATGGCTCGCAGCAGGCCTCGTCCTACCAGGACTGGAGCTATCAGGGTGAGTCGACCGGCTCGGCCTCCTCCACCTACTCATCGTCCAGCTCTGCCTCGGACTACTCCAGCGCCTCGGCCGGATCCTCGAGCGAGGGTGCCACCTACCAGCTGGCCTCCTACTCCTCGACATCCGGCTCTTACGGAGCAGCGGCGGACTGGGCCGTATCCACCGCCAATGACTCCTCTGTGGGCTACACCTACGGCGGCAACGGGCCGTCCGCCTATGACTGCTCCGGATTCACCCAGAGCGCCTTCGCTCAGGCCGGCGTGGACATCCCGCGGACCTCCGGCGCGCAGTACTCCGGGGCTAACCAATATGTGGGGTTGGACGAGCTGCAGGTCGGTGACCTGGTGTTCTGGTCCAACAACGGGTCGGCCTCCGGCATCTACCACGTGGCTGTGTACGTGGGTGACGGAAAGATCGCCCACGCCCGCAACTACACCGAGGGTGTCTCCGTCACCGACGTGGACTACAGCCCCTGGAACATGATGGGCACGGCCGCCCGGTACTGA
- a CDS encoding amidohydrolase family protein yields the protein MTQTPPPRTDEEVRPYLQSLGLPGLVDLHVHFMPDTVQEKVWAFFDRQGEDGGLPWPIAYREGIEERVRRLDALGVTAYTTLNYAHRPGMASWLNEFSTAFAASHPRAIHSATFYPEPEGASAGQQVADALEAGARAFKVHVQVGGFSPLDPALVEGWALLEQAGTPVVIHCGDGPHRGEFTGIGPVQALADRHPGLVLVIAHAGLPDYRAFAELAAEHPNVYLDTTMVGTTAMELRAPIPADYPESMAALDGKVVFGTDFPSIPYPYSHQIEALVGWGLGDEWMRNVLWNTPRRLLGH from the coding sequence GTGACCCAGACCCCGCCACCCCGCACGGACGAGGAGGTCCGTCCCTACCTGCAGTCGCTGGGATTGCCTGGCCTGGTGGACCTGCACGTGCACTTCATGCCGGACACCGTCCAGGAGAAGGTTTGGGCGTTCTTCGATCGGCAGGGGGAGGACGGTGGACTGCCGTGGCCCATCGCCTACCGCGAGGGGATCGAGGAGCGTGTCCGCCGCCTGGACGCGCTGGGCGTCACCGCCTACACCACCCTCAACTACGCGCACCGGCCCGGCATGGCGTCCTGGCTCAACGAGTTCTCCACCGCCTTCGCGGCATCCCATCCGCGCGCCATCCACTCGGCCACGTTCTACCCGGAGCCGGAGGGTGCGTCCGCGGGACAGCAGGTCGCGGACGCCCTGGAGGCCGGAGCGCGGGCCTTCAAGGTGCACGTCCAGGTCGGCGGGTTCTCCCCACTGGACCCCGCGCTGGTGGAGGGCTGGGCGCTCCTGGAGCAGGCGGGGACACCGGTGGTCATCCACTGCGGCGACGGCCCGCACCGGGGCGAATTCACCGGGATAGGCCCCGTCCAGGCGCTCGCCGACCGCCATCCCGGCCTCGTGCTGGTGATCGCGCACGCCGGCCTGCCCGACTACCGGGCCTTCGCCGAGCTGGCCGCCGAGCATCCGAACGTCTACCTCGACACCACTATGGTAGGTACCACTGCGATGGAGCTGCGCGCCCCGATCCCGGCGGACTACCCGGAGAGCATGGCCGCACTGGACGGCAAGGTGGTCTTCGGCACGGACTTCCCCTCGATCCCCTACCCCTACAGCCACCAGATCGAGGCCCTCGTGGGCTGGGGACTCGGGGACGAGTGGATGCGCAACGTCCTGTGGAACACCCCGCGCCGTCTGCTCGGCCACTGA
- a CDS encoding FAD-dependent oxidoreductase, with protein MHSLWLDTHPVPAAGADEFVPGTDYDTVVAGAGLTGLTTAVLLARAGQRVAVLEARTVGAATTGNTTAKLSLLQGTTLSKISRHQSDRVLRAYVEGNREGQSWLLRYLEERGVPFQRRRAYTYATSPQGTEALRREQQAAETAGLPITWTDETELPFPVAGAIVLEDQAQFHPMEVLGALATELRERGGTLIQGVRVTGAGIGSPLTVETTHGEVQADHLVLATGTPVLDRGGYFAKLLPQRSYAQAYRLPGSPKGMPQGMYLSADAPSRSLRTAPLGDEELLLVGGNGHVVGRQDSPRAAVEDLEAWTAEHFPGAQRTHSWAAQDYRSANLIPFVGTLPRGGGGIYLATGYNKWGMTNAVAAALAITAELLGGQIPWATTLGRRLTTPSDLLTGLKDTLGVGREATTGWASAELHPLPESPPAEGEAIVGRQGTTPVGVSTVDGTTRKVSAVCPHLGGVLRWNDAECSWDCPLHGSRFSADGALLEGPAVRDLPTVPRSD; from the coding sequence GTGCATTCACTATGGCTGGACACCCACCCCGTCCCCGCCGCCGGGGCGGACGAGTTCGTCCCGGGGACCGACTATGACACGGTGGTGGCCGGCGCCGGCCTGACCGGCCTGACCACGGCGGTGCTCCTGGCACGTGCGGGCCAGCGGGTTGCCGTGCTGGAGGCCCGCACGGTGGGGGCGGCGACGACCGGCAACACCACGGCCAAGCTGTCCCTGTTGCAGGGCACCACCCTCTCCAAGATCAGCCGGCACCAGTCGGACCGGGTCCTGCGGGCCTACGTGGAGGGCAACCGCGAGGGCCAGTCATGGCTGTTGCGGTACCTCGAGGAGCGCGGCGTCCCGTTTCAGAGGCGCCGGGCCTACACCTACGCCACCAGCCCCCAGGGCACGGAGGCCCTGCGGCGCGAACAGCAGGCTGCCGAGACCGCCGGCCTTCCGATCACGTGGACGGACGAGACCGAGCTGCCGTTCCCCGTGGCCGGAGCGATCGTCCTCGAGGACCAGGCCCAGTTCCATCCGATGGAGGTCCTGGGCGCCCTGGCCACCGAGTTGCGCGAGCGCGGCGGGACCCTGATCCAGGGTGTCCGCGTCACCGGGGCCGGGATCGGCTCCCCCCTCACCGTGGAGACCACCCACGGAGAGGTGCAGGCCGACCACCTCGTGCTCGCCACAGGGACACCAGTCCTGGACCGCGGCGGTTACTTCGCCAAGCTCCTGCCCCAGCGGTCCTATGCCCAGGCCTACCGCCTCCCCGGATCACCGAAAGGCATGCCACAGGGGATGTACCTCAGCGCGGACGCCCCCTCCCGATCCCTGCGCACCGCACCCCTCGGCGACGAGGAGTTGCTGCTGGTAGGCGGCAACGGTCACGTGGTCGGCCGGCAGGATTCGCCTCGGGCCGCAGTGGAGGACCTCGAGGCGTGGACCGCGGAGCACTTCCCCGGTGCTCAGCGCACCCACTCCTGGGCCGCACAGGACTACCGCTCGGCCAACCTCATCCCCTTCGTCGGCACGCTGCCGCGCGGAGGCGGCGGGATCTACCTGGCCACCGGCTACAACAAGTGGGGCATGACCAACGCCGTGGCGGCGGCGCTGGCCATCACCGCCGAGTTGCTGGGCGGCCAGATCCCCTGGGCCACCACCCTCGGCCGGCGGCTCACCACCCCGTCCGACCTGCTGACCGGGCTGAAGGACACCCTCGGCGTCGGCAGGGAGGCGACCACCGGCTGGGCCTCGGCCGAACTGCACCCGCTGCCGGAGAGCCCCCCGGCCGAGGGTGAGGCGATCGTCGGCCGTCAGGGCACCACTCCCGTGGGGGTGTCCACCGTGGACGGCACCACCCGAAAGGTCTCGGCGGTGTGCCCACACCTGGGCGGAGTCCTGCGGTGGAACGATGCGGAGTGTTCCTGGGACTGCCCGCTGCACGGATCCCGGTTCAGTGCCGACGGGGCCCTGCTGGAGGGTCCGGCCGTCCGGGACCTGCCCACCGTTCCCCGCTCCGACTGA